The Penicillium oxalicum strain HP7-1 chromosome IV, whole genome shotgun sequence genome contains a region encoding:
- a CDS encoding Glycerol uptake facilitator protein yields the protein MGSTPPETDRQVAADPPLETIKETNSPPEQHAGRKSSEAKEPTPLKFPHQSDDGAIIEHDRRPQGSGPPAHRPDLPVTSGSWRNIMRRQPTETRSLSYRSQPPEPQLVRNGPSSNTITQWPSHSLAGPGSTTYQPASDRVYIDPDYQDLNPRYGHNNDTPLWGLAKPLPRVVRPGMRRDQSQVKKVSASVPNGQTQPAPELGATPGLPSEQSAEILGSGSAAHHDMIPHERVVQGPQPDGLLRPVQSEISYDHNSHVHDDHRDEPPSEEFVNRWAKYRHILKEPLAEWLATCFAIFIGLTGTLAVSTGGTKAGNRLSENWSWGLGFMIGIYLAGGISGAHLNPGISIALWVFRGFPGRRCCYYIIAQILGAITAAGLAYCLYRDAILTLAPEVAAGSTGLGFFTEPQDYVRPVTAFFTEFVADAILLCVIFAMGDDGNAPPGAGMHSFIIGLVIYVLCICLGYSTGGCLNPVRDFGPRLVAFMVGYGPETFTGHSGWWFWGGWVATITGALTGATLYDTFIFIGGESPINYPRRRRKRAKMKKESKWRRRLGIGKRKLPSLEEGIKNLED from the exons ATGGGATCCACCCCACCGGAGACCGACCGACAGGTGGCAGCTGACCCTCCCCTGGAAACGATAAAAGAGACGAATAGTCCTCCTGAACAGCATGCGGGCCGGAAGTCTTCAGAGGCAAAGGAGCCAACTCCGCTTAAATTTCCACACCAGAGCGATGACGGCGCGATCATCGAGCACGATAGACGTCCACAAGGCAGTGGTCCACCCGCGCATCGCCCAGATCTGCCGGTCACGTCCGGTTCGTGGAGGAATATCATGAGACGACAGCCGACCGAGACGAGGAGCTTGTCATATAGGTCCCAGCCTCCGGAGCCACAACTGGTCAGAAATGGGCCGAGTTCAAACACAATCACACAATGGCCATCCCATTCTCTAGCCGGACCAGGCTCAACTACCTACCAGCCTGCCTCCGACCGAGTCTACATTGATCCAGATTATCAGGATCTGAACCCTCGGTATGGCCACAATAATGACACACCCCTGTGGGGTTTGGCAAAGCCTCTACCCCGAGTGGTGAGACCAGGTATGCGACGTGATCAGAGTCAGGTCAAGAAGGTGTCTGCAAGTGTTCCCAACGGCCAGACACAACCCGCCCCAGAACTGGGTGCAACTCCGGGCCTCCCTTCGGAACAGTCAGCGGAAATCTTAGGATCAGGCTCTGCAGCACACCACGACATGATACCGCACGAACGAGTCGTGCAAGGCCCTCAACCGGACGGACTTCTTAGACCAGTACAGTCGGAAATCAGCTACGACCACAACAGTCATGTCCATGATGACCATCGAGATGAGCCGCCCTCGGAGGAGTTTGTAAATAGATGGGCAAAGTATCGCCATATATTGAAAGAGCCCCTTGCCGAATGGTTAGCT ACATGTTTCGCCATCTTCATCGGGCTAACAGGTACACTCGCGGTTTCTACTGGTGGAACCAAGGCAGGAAATCGTCTCTCGGAGAATTGGTCCTGGGGCTTGGGATTCATGATTGGCATCTATCTGGCAGGTGGAATTTCAGGTGCTCATCTGAATCCGGGCATCTCCATCGCACTATGGGTCTTTCGTGGTTTCCCAGGTCGCCGATGCTGCTATTACATTATTGCTCAAATACTTGGCGCTATCACAGCAGCAGGCCTGGCATATTGTTTGTACAGAGATGCGATTTTGACTCTTGCTCCCGAGGTGGCCGCGGGGTCCACGGGCTTAGGATTCTTCACCGAGCCACAAGACTACGTTCGCCCCGTGACTGCATTTTTCACTGAATTCGTGGCAGATGCAATTTTGCTCTGTGTGATCTTCGCGATGGGAGACGATGGCAATGCTCCACCGGGTGCGGGAATGCACTCTTTCATCATCGGCTTGGTCATCTATGTTCTATGCATTTGCCTAGGCTATAGCACCGGGGG GTGTTTGAACCCTGTTCGGGATTTTGGCCCGCGACTGGTTGCCTTCATGGTCGGCTACGGACCAGAAACTTTCACAGGCCACAGTGGCTGGTGGTTTTGGGGCGGCTGGGTCGCCACCATCACCGGAGCGTTGACCGGCGCAACTCTTTACGACACTTTCATCTTTATTGGAGGTGAATCACCCATCAACTACCCCCGCCgacggagaaagagggcaaagatgaagaaggagagTAAATGGCGTCGTCGACTTGGAATCGGAAAAAGGAAACTTCCTTCGCTTGAAGAAGGCATCAAAAACCTTGAGGATTGA